One genomic window of Punica granatum isolate Tunisia-2019 chromosome 1, ASM765513v2, whole genome shotgun sequence includes the following:
- the LOC116195318 gene encoding 11-beta-hydroxysteroid dehydrogenase 1B-like, with the protein MAVESLVADLIHKVLNLVVPPLSIATLLFLLPPYLFFKSLLSLINSIFSENVAGKVVLITGASSGIGEHLAYVYASRGACLALVARRESRLVEVANRAYWLGSPDVIVIRADVSKVDDCKRFVDETVSHFGRLDHLVNNAGIAPVSRFEDCHDVTKLAPSMDINFWGSAYSSYFAIPHLRQSGGRIVAIASAASWLPVPRLSFYSASKAAVVAFYETLRTELGSDVSITIVTPGLIESEMTQGKFLSEDGVMILDPELRDVEVSLMPIRSVKVAAEKIVNGACRGDGYLSEPGWIKASMYWKVFCPEILEWSNRLLLLSRSTEDPERNAISKEILDWSGLKQYLYPTSVQYPDLLAHKGLSLDD; encoded by the exons atggcagtggaGTCGTTGGTGGCCGATTTGATCCACAAGGTTTTGAACCTTGTAGTTCCTCCTCTATCTATAGCAaccctcctcttcctccttccACCATACCTCTTCTTCAAGTCTCTTCTTTCCCTGATCAATTCCATATTCAGCGAGAACGTCGCCGGAAAAGTCGTCCTCATCACTGGAGCCTCCTCTGGCATCGGGGAG CATCTCGCTTACGTCTACGCATCGAGAGGGGCTTGTCTTGCGCTTGTGGCGAGGAGGGAGAGTCGACTTGTGGAAGTGGCTAACAGAGCATACTGGCTCGGCTCCCCCGACGTGATAGTCATCAGAGCAGACGTCTCTAAGGTAGATGACTGCAAGCGGTTTGTTGATGAGACTGTGAGCCACTTCGGACGGC TGGATCATCTGGTGAACAACGCGGGGATTGCTCCGGTTTCCCGGTTCGAGGACTGCCATGATGTTACTAAACTTGCTCCATCTATG GACATAAATTTCTGGGGTTCAGCATATAGCTCCTACTTTGCCATTCCCCACCTGAGGCAGAGCGGGGGCAGGATCGTGGCTATAGCCTCCGCTGCTTCGTGGTTGCCTGTGCCCAGACTCAGCTTCTACTCC GCGAGCAAAGCAGCTGTAGTTGCCTTCTACGAGACGTTGAGGACCGAGTTGGGATCGGATGTCAGCATAACGATTGTGACACCAGGTTTGATTGAGTCGGAGATGACACAGGGGAAGTTCCTATCAGAGGATGGAGTAATGATATTGGATCCCGAGTTAAGAGAT GTTGAAGTAAGCTTAATGCCGATCAGGTCAGTGAAAGTGGCAGCTGAGAAGATCGTGAACGGCGCATGCAGGGGAGACGGCTACTTGTCGGAACCGGGTTGGATCAAGGCATCAATGTACTGGAAGGTGTTCTGTCCGGAGATCCTGGAATGGAGTAATAGGCTGCTCCTGCTGTCGAGGTCGACGGAGGATCCGGAAAGGAATGCGATCAGTAAGGAGATACTGGACTGGAGTGGTCTCAAGCAGTACTTGTATCCCACCTCTGTCCAGTACCCTGATCTTCTTGCTCATAAAGGACTGTCACTTGATGATTAA
- the LOC116206375 gene encoding uncharacterized protein LOC116206375, translating to MVKFCFFALIALLSVHLALSADSPQILPSLAPKLIAGPTPTISPSKPTASMAPAPANAPHGSISSSPSLPPSDAAPASSSSTSPSPPSQSPC from the coding sequence ATGGTGAAGTTCTGCTTCTTCGCTCTCATTGCTCTCCTCTCCGTGCACCTCGCATTGTCCGCAGATTCGCCTCAGATCTTGCCCTCCCTTGCTCCCAAACTCATCGCCGGCCCCACTCCCACCATCTCCCCTTCGAAGCCCACCGCTTCGATGGCTCCCGCTCCAGCCAATGCGCCTCATGGCTCGATCTCATCCTCGCCGTCGCTACCTCCCTCGGATGCGGCTCCCGCCTCTTCCTCGTCCACATCCCCCTCCCCTCCATCTCAATCTCCGTGTTAA
- the LOC116209705 gene encoding aspartyl protease family protein 2, with the protein MSGSGGGIFFFYFLLCIFLTSAVSVSSVSTPLQYHTLVLNPLPSAPTLSWPESESLSESHPETILPEEESSTAALSVQLHHIDALALNKTPQALFGLRLQRDASRVKAIASLAAAVPRARPRNATRAGFSSSVISGLAQGSGEYFTRLGVGTPARYVYMVLDTGSDIVWIQCAPCRKCYSQTDPVFDPSKSRSFANIPCSSPLCRRLDSPGCYNRQKCLYQVSYGDGSFTMGELSTETLTFRRTRVGRVALGCGHDNEGLFVGAAGLLGLGRGRLSFPSQIGRRFNNKFSYCLVDRSATSKPSSVVFGNSALSRAARFTPLVRNPKLDTFYYLELLGISVGGTRVPGITASLFKLGPAGNGGVIIDSGTSVTRLTRPAYIALRDSFRVGASNLKRAPDFSLFDTCYDLSGKTEVKVPTVVLHFRGADVSLPASNYLIPVDTDGSFCFAFAGTMSGLSIIGNIQQQGFRVSFDLAGSRVGFAPRACA; encoded by the coding sequence ATGTCGGGAAGTGGCGGAggtatcttcttcttctacttcCTGCTTTGTATCTTCTTAACCTCTGCCGTATCTGTAAGTTCTGTTTCCACCCCACTCCAGTACCACACTCTGGTGCTCAACCCTCTCCCTTCAGCACCCACCCTATCATGGCCGGAATCGGAGTCCCTGTCGGAATCCCATCCGGAGACCATTTTACCCGAAGAAGAGTCCTCCACTGCGGCCCTCTCCGTTCAGCTCCACCACATAGACGCGCTGGCCTTGAACAAGACCCCACAAGCTCTCTTCGGCCTCCGCCTCCAGAGAGACGCGTCCAGAGTTAAAGCAATCGCTTCGCTGGCGGCCGCCGTGCCCCGCGCTAGGCCCAGGAACGCCACCCGGGCAGGCTTCAGCAGCTCTGTCATCTCCGGGCTCGCGCAAGGCAGCGGGGAGTACTTCACGCGCCTGGGCGTGGGCACGCCTGCCCGGTACGTATACATGGTACTGGACACGGGAAGCGACATCGTCTGGATCCAGTGCGCCCCCTGCCGGAAGTGCTACTCCCAGACGGATCCCGTCTTCGACCCCTCCAAGTCGAGATCCTTCGCCAATATCCCCTGCTCGTCCCCCCTCTGCCGGCGCCTGGACTCCCCCGGCTGCTACAACCGCCAGAAGTGCCTCTACCAGGTCTCCTACGGCGACGGTTCCTTCACCATGGGGGAGTTGTCCACCGAGACGCTCACCTTCCGCAGGACCAGGGTCGGCCGCGTCGCCCTCGGCTGCGGCCACGACAACGAGGGCCTCTTCGTTGGCGCGGCGGGGCTGCTGGGTCTGGGCCGGGGGAGGCTATCGTTCCCCTCGCAGATCGGCCGCCGGTTCAACAACAAGTTCTCGTACTGCCTCGTGGACCGCTCCGCAACGTCCAAACCGTCCTCCGTCGTGTTCGGCAACTCGGCCCTCTCCCGGGCCGCCCGGTTCACTCCCCTGGTCAGAAACCCTAAGCTCGACACATTCTACTACTTGGAGCTCCTCGGCATCAGCGTCGGGGGCACACGCGTGCCGGGGATCACGGCCTCGCTGTTCAAGCTCGGCCCGGCCGGTAACGGCGGGGTCATCATAGACTCGGGCACGTCCGTGACCCGCCTGACCCGGCCCGCCTACATCGCGCTCCGGGACTCTTTCCGGGTCGGGGCCTCGAACCTGAAGCGGGCGCCGGACTTCTCGCTGTTCGACACCTGTTACGACCTGTCGGGGAAGACGGAGGTGAAGGTTCCCACGGTGGTGCTGCACTTCCGAGGGGCCGACGTGTCGCTGCCGGCGTCAAACTACCTGATCCCGGTGGACACGGACGGGAGCTTCTGCTTCGCGTTCGCCGGGACCATGAGCGGGCTGTCCATCATCGGGAACATCCAGCAGCAGGGGTTCCGGGTTTCCTTCGACTTAGCGGGTTCCCGGGTCGGGTTTGCTCCCCGCGCGTGCGCGTGA